In the Clarias gariepinus isolate MV-2021 ecotype Netherlands chromosome 10, CGAR_prim_01v2, whole genome shotgun sequence genome, gctttgaggatgctggcggagaagtacagagaaggtaacagggagttgcattgtgtctttttagatttagagaaagcgtatgacagggtgccaagagaggagctgtggtgttgtatgagaaagtctggagtggcagagaagtatgttagagtggtgcacgacatgtatgagagctgtaagacagtggtaagatgtgctgtaagtgtgacagaagagtttaaggtggaggtgggtctgcatcaaggatcggctctaagcccctttttgtttgctctggtgatggacaggatgacagatgaggtaagacaggagtccccatggactatgatgtttgcagatgacattgtgctctgtagcgagagcagggaacaggtggaggaaaatttggagaggtggaggtatgctctggaaagcagaggaatgaaggttagccgcagcaagacggagcTCATTTACACATGTGTTTACACGGtgctcatttacacatttacacatgagagggacccaggaggatcggtgaggctacagggagcagaggtaaagaaggtgcaagattttaagtacttggggtcaacggtccagagcaacggagagtgtggaaaggaggtgaagaggcgggtacaggcaggtaggaatgggtggagaaaagtgtcaggtgtgttgtgcgataaaagagtatcagcgagaatgaaaggaaaggtgtacaggacagtggtgagaccagcgatgctctacggcttagagacagtggcgctgaagaaaagacaggaggcagagttggaggtagcagagctgaagatgttgaggttctctttgggagtgacaaggatggataggattaagaatgagtttatcagacgttagatgttttggagataaagtcagagaggccagattgaggtggtttggacatgttcagaggagagatggtgaatatatcggtagaaggatgctgaggttggaactgccaggcaggaggtctagaggaagaccaaagaggagatttatggatgcagtgagagaggacatgaagttagttggtgtgagagaagaggatgcagaggatagggttagatggaggcagatgatttgctgtggcgacccctgaaagggaacagccgaaagacaaagaagaagatttgaCAATAAAATTTCTATGTGCACTAAAACacctgataaaaatatattaacacaTTTAATTGCTGAATGCCATTTTATGCTGGATGCCATTCCTACTACAGCTcttcaaaaaattatttgtattgaaagtgaatgtgtatgaaccaaaatgataagattgtccctgatgagcaagctgaggacgacggcgacagtggcaaaaaaaaaaagagagatggcagtaggaagaaaccttgagaggaaccagactcaacagggaacccatcctcatttgggtgataacagataacatgaattgatctgcagtcatactgcagtcatactgtgttcGGAGGctaaaagttcagtataacaagagatgtgtttaagttaaaacggagtccagttcgttattggactGCACAGAATGACCTTTGCTACTCACATGCATGGATGAGTCTTGGATGGCCACAATATATCAACTTTCAATTatgtaattgataatcagtgttatctTGCTGGTGGCATTAAAATTGTGGCTGACTGGTgtaagttttaatttaaattttacctCACATATTTACCATTTATTAGCTCTTTTGTAAGATTaggaaataagaaaataagaaactgTCATACAATTAAACAATAACTGAAAAATCCACTTTTATAAAGGTatacgtacagtatatgaataatATAAGTTGAAAATGTAGACTCTGTtgacatttatataaatttaaggGTTTAACTAAATCCTTGTTACAGTTTTGCTACCTGTAATGTCGAAATGTAATGTGCCATACCGTAAAACAGGATGTTACGCAGAATATTTTATGCCTACTTTTATCTATCTCCTACAATCAGGGCTTGATTTGAGGAGGGATGCATGGGGATGGCATCCTACCTgttgaaaaaatgacaaaaaccatCCCCTTTGTAAAACCATCATCCACCTTACCATCCGCTTTAGATTAATAACGCTGTGTATTATGTATAATTTCtcatgaaattaaatattaaaactctcTAGATATGATCATCTACGAACTATAAATAATGGcaattagccaatcagaattcaatatTGTAATGCGCTGCTCAAGCTCACGCAAGTCTGCATAATTTTTCGCACTGTTCACATTTTTACAACTACCAAGAGAACAGTTCAAGCAcagagtttaatttatttcaaaaataagaCGGAGACGGGATAAAAACGAAGGATTCAGTTTAATATCAGTTTTCaaaatgactgacagctttaatgattataaaagatgCATTCTTTACCcatttttgtgtaatttaattctcaatttaaagaagaggttttgttttttcattagactttgtggcttcacctactgtacatgtttgggGGCATAAAGGTCAAAAGtagatttttaaatgccatagtaatttgatgatttgtgtgcatgtttgtgtgagttagagagagagagaaactgatgCGTAGTCATACAAAACTACTGTACTATAGAATGATTTAGATTTTCATTTTACCCTTATAATCCTCCCCAGATAAAAGCCATGGATAGAATCATTAAGCTTGATTTAATTAAGCTTATATTTagttaataaaactgtttttaaaaattttacatatttaaattaacccagcaataTTAACCCAGTATTTTTTTAGGGTGGTTCTTACTTTAAGTTTTGTGCTGgatgaagttgcatttcaaagtacaaaattacacaactggtattttaactataatatataagaaatgcctaACTAGATAATGTGAGTATATGTAACTTTGAAATCAGACTaggacatttaataaaacaaagtaggccCCACTCCAGGTAATAtagaaactttaaaaaaaaaaaaaaaaaaattcaattaaaaatacacatttgAAACTCTTAAAGGTAAGTAGAGCATGGACACAAAAGAATGACTagggaaattattaaattaagtagggtttactttaattaaatagaaattaaatagacttaaccagaaaaaaattaaggagACACTActagcaaaatatattttttacagaaagAAATAGGCTTGTTTGCACTACATAATAATCTGATGCAAAAAGttgccttaatttttttaagtagatcaggCTGGATATTTTTATCAGTGTAGCCACATTgtcatataaaattatttaaggcTGTGCATAAAACTAGAAAATCATGCAGAGTTGTAGTTTTGCTTAAGAGTTTGTTAACTAATGTATTGTCCTCATGTGCAATGTCTATACTCAAAAATGACATTGTGTACAGTACCATGACATGATTTTTGTTAACAATTAAACTGTTTAACTTAGtctatattacatttaatttggcTTTATTGTTTTGGGTGGTTTCTATAAGTGTACTATATGGAATTAGATATTTACAGGCATTTGTTAACATGCTTAAAGCTCTTGATACAGAGGTCAGCTCTATAATTCATCTTCATCCTCACTGTTGGTGTTTTGGCTGAGGTCTAGTGATCTCAACGAGTCAGATTGACCTGAATCTGTTTCAGAGTCTGTGTAAGTAACTGGGCTGTTTCTTTGAGGATCAGCGATGTCTGTCTCAAAGCCATCATTCAAATGGCCATGCTTATGTCTCCTCTGAATTTCCTCGAATAGCTGCAGGACCtttaaaacatgacaaaattGTTATTTGTCCTATAACAAAAAGTACTATATGTTAAATTAGTTGGCcagcataaataaattttaccttAGACTTAGGAATAAGGCCGACTCTGAAAAAGCCAATTTGTCCACTCTCAATCTTGGTGCAGTCAACAACAGTGGAGGCAATATTTTCTGGTGAAGGTCCATCACATAACACACCATCAACCTATGCAAAGAAATAGAATTGtgatttgtatactgtatgtataagaTTTAAAGTAAGTAAATTCACAAAGACTCCTTTATCTCCAAGGATGTACCTTGTCACCCAACTTTGCGTACACCTGGTTATGATGGGTGGTGTCTGCTTCTCCTGTTGGATTTGCTGATGTAACAGCAATAGGACCCACCTACAGgataaatgtaaaatgattactacatttaaattaaattaaaacaccaagTATAATAGTCTGACATTTAACATATCTCGTTATTGAGATAATTATGTACAGTCCAGAACCacatatgtttttataaattactcactcactcaacttctataccgctttatcctgtattcagggtcaaagggacctggagcctatcccaggaggctaaaggcacgaggcagggtacaccctggacacggtgccaatccatttcagggcacacgcacatacacacagtatgggtaatttgggaactaTTAGCcatttagcctaacctgcatatctttggactgtgggagggaaacggagtacccggaggaaacccaccaagcacagggagaacatgcaaactccatgcacacagagatgggagtTGAGCCTGgaatcactacaccactgtgtcgCTCACATATAATTAGTTACATCACAATAGCTAagaacataaatataaacaaacaaaaaaatgacctACCAAGCTAATTAGGTGGTTTGCAACAGTACAGTCTGGGTTTCTGATAGCTATGCTTTGCGGTGTGCCAATATATTTTGATGAATCACGGAAACCAAAGAACTCCATCCATGGGGCTAAAGAACAGGGAAACATTGCATGTTAGCCAATCAGTGCTTGTGTACAAAAGATCTTAATCTTAATTGGTGTTAGAATGTGCTCAAATCTGTAAGGTAAGGACGAATGTTAAGGTACCAACCTCTAGGTATGACCAGACTGATTGATGATGGCCAAGCCACCTCCATCAAGTCCCAGAGAAGTGGATTGATCTGTTGTTTGACTGGTTCCAACTGTTTAATGGAAGAGATCCATAATGACATTGGGCGCTCTTGCGCCTGTTTCTTCACcctaaatatacaatattaaaaGTTAGGAAAAATATGAATTATATAAATGTATCCATTTTGTTACTTAATAAATCATTGTCAGcgtgttaaaatgttttatgtaatgTAAAGAAGGAACAATAGGTGTTCCTATgagtgttttgtttctttgtgtgGCATGATGTAGCCTGACAATTTCAAAGAAATCAAAAAGCATATATTTAtctgtttttaaatacagtCCCTTAGCAGAAAACTAGACAGTGTTTTTGAAAAACTGTTCAATTATCAACCCCCAAACAAATCCATCTGCTAAATCATGTTTAAACAAActcaagtaaaaagtaaaagtaatataAACCAGTTATCTGAATTATAGATGGGATGACTAAACTATATTTGAGCCATTATATTGTAGAATATGATACAATATGCTCTAACAAATTAGataaaataattcaataatgACCTGGTATAACTACTACAGTAATAAATTAGGACCTTACTTATACGCCCGTTCAACGGCCTCTGGTCGATTACAAGCTGCCACAAGCACATAGACAGTGTCGGTGGGCATCCCACATATACCTCCATTCTTCATGatgtctataaatatatataaaatattttatagtaaACCATGTACCCTGATTTAATTTGAACTGCTAATTCAAATATGAGCGTCTTACCTGCAATCTGCTTCACTGATGAGACCTTTCTAGCAGGAAGGTGTGGACAGCTGTCTCTGCCTCCACCAAATCCTTTCAACTTGATCAGAGGATAACCGAAGGGAAGTTGCAGACTTTCAAAAGTGCAGTTTAGTATATTGGCCAGAAAAAAGTAGAAACTAACCAGACCAAAAATGATGGTCACACCAATGTCATAGCCATAGGGCAGCGTTCCTAATGCATCCAACAGGAAACTAATTAGAATGAGCTCAAAGGTAACTGCATAGAGAAACCATGCTATATTCAGGAACAGGGTTCCGATAACCACAAGCATATTAAAGACCATAAAGCTGATGATTCCTACTGATAAGTTGAACCCACGGACATCACCATAGAGACCACCAAAACGTGTCAGGCCCCACACTATCCACATAATTCCATAGAATATAAACGCAGTGCTTTCTAGGGTCTTACCTCGAGCAAAGGCTACTGAACCACAAAGCAACTGTAGGACACCTGAAACCACAGCCCATGGCAAAATCAGAATTGATAAGGGGTCCTGATTAGCATTACTAGCAGTTATGGCAAAAGCTGCCAGAACGCTACAACCATGGCCCAAAACCTCAGCATCTGCATATTTAGAGTAACCTAAATAAGGAGCATGCAGATCTTTGTCCTGTGTCCGTAGTGTAAATTTATTGCTGCGAGCCAGAAGGTTCTTGAGGATACTTTCACCTGTGGGTATCTTCTTTTCAGAAACATGGTTATAGAGAATTACTAGAAGCATTATGGCAGATGCCACAAATATAGCTGCTTGCACACCTTGTGTTCCCTCCTGGAAAAAGCCTCTGGGTTGTGCAGCGATGGCTATAGAGTAAGCAACAAAGAAGAGCACGTACAGACCATCAACTAAACTTCTAGTGCAACTAAACAAAGCcaggacaaaaaaaagcacTGCAAAAACAGTGGGGAAAGGTACTGGGGAATAGGGTACTTGGTTTGTTAAGTCCCTCACTAGCACGCTATATCCTTCCGAAAACTTTAGTATAGCTGTAAAGCCATAAAACGTTGCTGCCATGGTGTCTATGGCTCTGTAGGAGAGAATAGACACACCTAGCTGGAAGATGCCAGCTGTCCAAAGCCATGGGACATGGCCAGAAAAAAGTGTAGGGACCACACCAAGCAATGGACAAGCTAGCACACTAGCTGACACCAAGTTCATTACTAAACCAACAGCAATTATGTTGTTATGTTCTTGACCCTGTGCTGAGTGTTGACTGTTTTTATTCAGCAGCCCAGTTCCTGGTAGATTAATCTTACCATGTGAGATGTAGAAAAACAGACGAATGATGCCAAAGTAGGCAgagacaaaacaaaccaaaaggtAACAGGCAGCAGTGGCTGACTGGCCAAAGTTTACCTTAACTATACCAGCGATTTCATGTGCACACGCTAAACATATGGTAAGGGAAATAAAGCTGAGTAAAACCTTTTTATGCAGAACACCCACTAAACTAATGAAAAGCAATGCCAAAGTAAACGCAGCAAGCCCTGGTACCATTGCATTTCTTAAACCTGTTCCTTCAGTGATTATACCTTCCCCtactaaaatataaacaagcCCTGAGCTACACCACAGAGCTGACACAGTCAGACACAGTGTGGTATAAAGAATGTTGTGAGACAAACTCCGGCACAGACCTAAAACACAAGACAAAAGAAGTGCTATTTAGATCTGAGAAAGGCGgataaaagatt is a window encoding:
- the si:ch211-153b23.4 gene encoding uncharacterized protein si:ch211-153b23.4, coding for MAASSSDSESLHYSIGILGISGASLLLLINYYASSPDKALIPPTALGIELIIISALVAYAGLCRSLSHNILYTTLCLTVSALWCSSGLVYILVGEGIITEGTGLRNAMVPGLAAFTLALLFISLVGVLHKKVLLSFISLTICLACAHEIAGIVKVNFGQSATAACYLLVCFVSAYFGIIRLFFYISHGKINLPGTGLLNKNSQHSAQGQEHNNIIAVGLVMNLVSASVLACPLLGVVPTLFSGHVPWLWTAGIFQLGVSILSYRAIDTMAATFYGFTAILKFSEGYSVLVRDLTNQVPYSPVPFPTVFAVLFFVLALFSCTRSLVDGLYVLFFVAYSIAIAAQPRGFFQEGTQGVQAAIFVASAIMLLVILYNHVSEKKIPTGESILKNLLARSNKFTLRTQDKDLHAPYLGYSKYADAEVLGHGCSVLAAFAITASNANQDPLSILILPWAVVSGVLQLLCGSVAFARGKTLESTAFIFYGIMWIVWGLTRFGGLYGDVRGFNLSVGIISFMVFNMLVVIGTLFLNIAWFLYAVTFELILISFLLDALGTLPYGYDIGVTIIFGLVSFYFFLANILNCTFESLQLPFGYPLIKLKGFGGGRDSCPHLPARKVSSVKQIADIMKNGGICGMPTDTVYVLVAACNRPEAVERAYKVKKQAQERPMSLWISSIKQLEPVKQQINPLLWDLMEVAWPSSISLVIPRAPWMEFFGFRDSSKYIGTPQSIAIRNPDCTVANHLISLVGPIAVTSANPTGEADTTHHNQVYAKLGDKVDGVLCDGPSPENIASTVVDCTKIESGQIGFFRVGLIPKSKVLQLFEEIQRRHKHGHLNDGFETDIADPQRNSPVTYTDSETDSGQSDSLRSLDLSQNTNSEDEDEL